The Helianthus annuus cultivar XRQ/B chromosome 16, HanXRQr2.0-SUNRISE, whole genome shotgun sequence genome includes a window with the following:
- the LOC110917308 gene encoding uncharacterized protein LOC110917308, whose product MDIPKNGEKWRTWKGLLKSRGYDPSLTIDEIVTQQTNNDDRVNPTQFKELVTRWFTPKFQTTCAAKRLSRSKMKDPHVTGTKLFARLAHEVATKNDGVYSTRGEMYIITTRIRKDESFVDDKAANVVASLKAIANDSASKPIRMVLQMMNTQKLKAQRKEGMFD is encoded by the exons ATGGATATTCCAAAAAATGGGGAAAAATGGAGAACGTGGAAAGGTTTATTAAAGTCACGGGGATATGATCCAAGCCTTACTATTGACGAAATTGTGACGCAACAAACTAATAATGACGATAGAGTGAATCCAACTCAATTTAAAGAACTTGTTACTCGTTGGTTCACTCCGAAATTTCAG ACTACATGCGCTGCAAAAAGATTGAGCCGCTCAAAGATGAAGGATCCTCATGTAACCGGGACAAAGTTGTTTGCTAGACTTGCTCATGAAGTG GCAACGAAGAATGATGGTGTATACTCGACCCGAGGAGAAATGTATATAATAACAACTCGCATTCGTAAAGACGAAAGTTTTGTTGATGATAAAGCAGCTAACGTTGTG GCTTCACTAAAAGCTATTGCAAATGACTCTGCAAGCAAACCCATACGCATGGTTTTACAAATGATGAATACTCAAAAGTTAAAGGCCCAGAGAAAAGAGGGTATGTTCGATTAG